Proteins found in one Nocardia brasiliensis ATCC 700358 genomic segment:
- a CDS encoding serine/threonine-protein kinase, translated as MTERARPIVGPDYLVAGRYRLQSKAGGGGMGAVWLAHDRLLDRDVAIKQVISTAGLDEQEANEIRSQIMHEGRVAAKLSHEHAIAVYDVVLEAGEPWLVMEHLPSRSVAKALALVETLPPIEVAQIGAQVADALATAHAAGIVHRDIKPGNILVADRGPIVGMAKLSDFGISRGAGEHSDEPDGVITGTPAYLPPEVARGAQPTKASDVFSLGATLYTAIEGQPPFGFDEDQDVVVTRAAMAQIIPPTRSGMLTEALLHMMEPAPQRRPTMAEARDEILTAAFGPGTGPYILGAPVRTEDGTIPAWAARNSASGLRSPHSTPLPRPHRTPASAAAAPAPQRTKAPQPSSAPLAIAVGLLIGLIIIIAIIVAVM; from the coding sequence GTGACCGAACGCGCTCGTCCCATCGTCGGCCCCGACTACCTCGTCGCCGGCCGCTACCGGCTGCAGTCGAAGGCGGGCGGAGGTGGCATGGGCGCGGTCTGGCTCGCGCACGACCGGCTGCTCGATCGGGATGTCGCGATCAAGCAGGTCATCTCGACGGCCGGGCTCGACGAGCAAGAGGCCAACGAGATCCGCAGCCAGATCATGCACGAGGGCCGGGTCGCCGCCAAGCTCTCGCACGAGCACGCGATCGCCGTCTACGACGTGGTGCTGGAGGCCGGCGAACCGTGGCTGGTGATGGAACACCTGCCGTCCCGCAGCGTCGCCAAGGCGCTCGCGCTGGTCGAAACCCTCCCCCCGATCGAGGTGGCGCAGATCGGCGCGCAGGTGGCCGACGCGTTGGCCACGGCACACGCGGCGGGCATCGTGCACCGCGACATCAAGCCCGGCAACATCCTTGTCGCCGACCGCGGTCCGATCGTCGGCATGGCCAAGCTCAGCGACTTCGGCATCTCGCGCGGCGCGGGCGAGCACTCCGACGAACCCGACGGCGTGATCACCGGCACCCCCGCCTACCTGCCGCCGGAGGTGGCGCGCGGCGCCCAGCCGACCAAGGCCAGCGACGTGTTCTCCCTCGGCGCCACGCTCTACACCGCGATCGAGGGGCAACCGCCGTTCGGTTTCGACGAGGACCAGGACGTCGTGGTGACCCGTGCGGCCATGGCGCAGATCATCCCGCCCACCCGCAGCGGCATGCTCACCGAGGCGCTGCTGCACATGATGGAGCCCGCCCCGCAGCGACGGCCGACGATGGCCGAGGCCAGAGACGAAATCCTCACCGCCGCTTTCGGTCCCGGCACCGGTCCGTACATTCTCGGCGCGCCGGTGCGCACCGAGGACGGCACGATTCCGGCGTGGGCGGCCCGCAATTCCGCCTCCGGCTTACGCAGCCCGCACTCCACCCCGTTACCCCGCCCGCATCGCACCCCCGCGAGCGCCGCGGCGGCCCCCGCCCCGCAGCGCACGAAGGCCCCGCAGCCGAGCAGCGCTCCGCTGGCCATCGCCGTCGGCCTGCTGATCGGCCTGATCATCATCATCGCGATCATCGTCGCGGTGATGTAA
- a CDS encoding error-prone DNA polymerase, with product MGWSNGPPTWTELERVLSGRPGRTNPDAMYPGDGGDSPAWSRKRGEYRAEPVAPAGEPQVPYAELHAHSAYSFLDGASQPEELVEEAVRLGLEAIALTDHDGFYGTVRFAEAAREFGLPTVFGSELSLGTERPTPRRRTKGADRAGSQRDSAIGPDGVLGAPDPDGNGAGRSGHIDAPDSVPRTGSPDPAGPHLLVLARGQEGYRRLSREIAAAHMAAGEKGILRYDLDTLTAAAGGQWQILTGCRKGHLRRALADDLRSGSTRLVHAEAALRDLTERFGADRVSVELTHHGIPEDDERNAHLLALADRLGLPVIATTGAHFAAPRQRRRAMALAAIRARQSLDEIAGWLAPTGGAHLRSGVEMARLFAECPQAVHNAVLLARECAFDLKLIAPKLPPFTVPPNHDETSYLRLLAFEGAAARYGPRERNPKAYQQIEHELAVIEELEFPGYFLVVHDIVKFCRDNDILCQGRGSAANSAVCYAIGITNVDPVGNTLLFERFLSPERDGPPDIDIDIESDRREEAIQHVYAKYGRAYAAQVANVITYRGKSAVRDAARALGFSQGQQDAWSKQVSRWTGVEAEANTDIPAAVLRLAGEIEGLPRHLGIHSGGMVICDRPIADVCPVEWARMPGRSVLQWDKDDCAAIDLVKFDLLGLGMLSALHYMMDMVREHTGEVVELHQLDLKEAAVYEMLSRADSVGVFQVESRAQMATLPRLRPRTFYDLVVEVALIRPGPIQGGSVHPYIRRRNGLEDWDFDHPALENALARTLGVPLFQEQLMQMAVDVAGFTATEADQLRRAMGSKRSPERMERLKARLYQGMRELHGIEGEIADRIYEKLYAFANFGFPESHSQSFASIVFYSAWFKLHYPAAFCAGLLRAQPMGFYSPQSLVADARRHGVVVHGPDINASRAEPTLERRGTEVRLGLAAVRHIGTDVAEKIVAARGQRPYTSFLDLTGRVELTVAQAESLATAGALGSLGSTRRAALWAAGAAAGERPDRLPGTGAATAAPVLPGMSDLESAAADVWATGVSPGSYPTEFLRPRLDALGVVPAADLLTVPDGSRVLVGGAVTHRQRPATAGGVTFMNLEDETGMVNVVCSVGLWTRYRRLAQSAPALLIRGRVQNAEGAVTVVAEHLRRLELRVDSKSRDFR from the coding sequence GTGGGGTGGAGTAACGGCCCGCCCACCTGGACGGAGCTGGAGCGCGTGCTGTCCGGCCGGCCCGGCCGCACGAACCCGGACGCGATGTATCCGGGCGACGGCGGCGACAGCCCGGCCTGGTCCCGCAAACGCGGCGAGTACCGGGCCGAGCCGGTGGCGCCGGCCGGCGAGCCACAGGTGCCGTACGCGGAACTGCACGCGCACTCGGCCTACAGCTTCCTGGACGGGGCGAGCCAGCCGGAAGAGCTGGTGGAGGAGGCCGTGCGCCTCGGCCTGGAGGCGATCGCGCTCACCGACCACGACGGGTTCTACGGCACGGTGCGCTTCGCCGAGGCAGCCAGGGAGTTCGGTCTGCCGACCGTCTTCGGCTCCGAGCTGTCGCTCGGTACCGAACGGCCGACGCCGCGGCGGCGCACCAAGGGCGCGGATCGGGCAGGCAGCCAACGGGATTCGGCGATCGGCCCGGACGGTGTGCTCGGCGCGCCGGACCCGGACGGGAACGGCGCCGGCCGGAGCGGGCACATCGATGCCCCGGATTCCGTGCCGCGCACCGGATCTCCCGACCCCGCCGGACCGCATCTGCTGGTGCTGGCCCGCGGTCAGGAGGGCTACCGCCGCCTTTCCCGGGAGATCGCCGCCGCGCACATGGCGGCGGGGGAGAAGGGCATCCTGCGCTACGACCTCGACACCCTCACCGCGGCGGCGGGCGGCCAGTGGCAGATCCTGACCGGCTGCCGGAAAGGGCACCTGCGCCGCGCGCTCGCGGACGACTTGCGTTCGGGCAGCACCCGTCTCGTGCACGCCGAGGCCGCGCTGCGCGATCTGACCGAACGTTTCGGCGCCGACCGGGTGAGCGTGGAGCTCACCCACCACGGCATCCCGGAGGACGACGAGCGCAACGCGCACCTGCTCGCGCTGGCCGATCGGCTCGGCCTGCCCGTGATCGCCACCACCGGAGCACATTTCGCCGCGCCGCGGCAGCGTCGTCGCGCCATGGCGCTGGCCGCGATCCGGGCGCGGCAGAGTCTGGACGAGATCGCGGGCTGGCTGGCGCCCACCGGCGGCGCGCACCTGCGCTCCGGCGTGGAGATGGCGCGGCTGTTCGCCGAGTGCCCGCAGGCGGTGCACAACGCGGTCCTGCTCGCCCGCGAGTGCGCCTTCGACCTGAAGCTGATCGCGCCGAAACTGCCGCCGTTCACCGTGCCCCCGAACCACGACGAGACGTCCTATCTGCGCCTGCTCGCCTTCGAGGGCGCGGCCGCGCGCTATGGACCGCGGGAGCGAAATCCCAAGGCCTACCAGCAGATCGAGCACGAGCTGGCGGTGATCGAGGAGCTGGAGTTCCCCGGCTACTTCCTGGTGGTGCACGACATCGTCAAGTTCTGCCGGGACAACGACATCCTGTGCCAGGGCCGGGGTTCGGCGGCCAACTCGGCCGTCTGCTACGCGATCGGCATCACCAACGTCGATCCCGTCGGCAACACTCTGCTGTTCGAGCGCTTCCTCTCCCCGGAGCGCGACGGCCCGCCCGATATCGATATCGACATCGAGTCCGACCGCCGCGAGGAGGCCATCCAGCACGTCTACGCCAAGTACGGCCGCGCGTACGCCGCCCAGGTGGCCAATGTGATCACCTACCGCGGCAAGTCCGCGGTGCGCGATGCCGCTCGCGCACTGGGCTTTTCGCAAGGGCAGCAGGACGCCTGGAGTAAACAGGTGAGCAGGTGGACCGGCGTCGAGGCGGAGGCGAACACCGACATCCCCGCCGCAGTGCTGCGGTTGGCGGGCGAAATCGAAGGCCTTCCGCGGCATCTCGGCATCCACTCCGGCGGCATGGTGATCTGCGACCGGCCGATCGCCGACGTCTGCCCGGTGGAGTGGGCGCGCATGCCCGGCCGCAGCGTGCTGCAGTGGGACAAGGACGACTGTGCCGCCATCGATCTGGTGAAGTTCGACCTGCTCGGGCTCGGCATGCTCTCGGCGCTGCACTACATGATGGACATGGTGCGTGAGCACACCGGCGAGGTGGTCGAACTGCACCAGCTCGACCTGAAAGAGGCCGCCGTCTACGAGATGCTCTCGCGCGCAGACTCGGTGGGCGTGTTCCAGGTGGAGTCGCGCGCGCAGATGGCGACGCTGCCCCGGCTGCGGCCCCGCACGTTCTACGACCTGGTGGTGGAGGTGGCACTGATCCGGCCCGGCCCGATCCAGGGCGGCTCGGTGCACCCCTACATCCGGCGGCGCAACGGACTGGAGGACTGGGACTTCGACCATCCGGCCCTGGAGAACGCGCTGGCCCGGACGCTCGGCGTGCCGCTGTTCCAGGAGCAGCTGATGCAGATGGCCGTCGATGTCGCGGGATTCACCGCCACCGAGGCCGATCAGCTGCGCCGCGCGATGGGGTCCAAACGGTCGCCCGAACGCATGGAGCGGCTCAAAGCGCGCCTCTACCAAGGCATGCGCGAGTTGCACGGCATCGAGGGCGAGATCGCCGATCGCATCTACGAAAAGCTCTACGCCTTCGCCAATTTCGGCTTCCCCGAGAGTCATTCGCAGAGCTTCGCCTCGATCGTGTTCTATTCGGCGTGGTTCAAACTGCACTACCCGGCGGCGTTCTGCGCCGGGTTGCTGCGCGCCCAGCCGATGGGCTTCTACTCGCCGCAATCGCTGGTCGCCGACGCCCGCAGGCACGGGGTGGTGGTGCACGGCCCCGACATCAATGCCAGCCGGGCCGAACCCACCCTCGAACGCCGGGGCACCGAGGTCCGGCTCGGTCTCGCGGCGGTCCGGCACATCGGCACCGATGTGGCCGAAAAGATCGTCGCCGCCCGGGGACAGCGGCCGTACACCAGCTTCCTCGATCTGACCGGGCGGGTGGAACTCACTGTCGCGCAAGCCGAATCGCTGGCCACCGCGGGTGCGCTCGGCAGTCTGGGCAGCACCCGGCGCGCAGCGCTGTGGGCCGCGGGCGCCGCCGCGGGAGAACGTCCGGATCGCCTGCCCGGCACCGGCGCCGCCACCGCCGCGCCCGTGCTGCCCGGCATGAGCGATCTCGAATCGGCCGCCGCCGATGTCTGGGCCACCGGGGTCTCCCCGGGGAGCTACCCCACCGAATTCCTGCGTCCGCGGCTCGACGCGCTCGGTGTGGTCCCCGCCGCCGATCTGCTCACGGTGCCGGACGGTTCGCGAGTCCTGGTGGGCGGCGCGGTGACCCATCGGCAGCGCCCCGCCACCGCGGGCGGTGTCACCTTCATGAACCTGGAGGACGAAACCGGCATGGTGAACGTCGTCTGCTCGGTCGGGCTGTGGACGCGCTACCGTCGCCTGGCCCAGAGCGCGCCCGCCCTGCTCATCCGGGGCCGGGTACAGAACGCCGAGGGCGCGGTCACCGTCGTCGCCGAACACCTGCGCAGGCTGGAACTGCGGGTCGATTCGAAGTCGCGGGACTTCCGCTGA
- a CDS encoding response regulator — protein sequence MRVFLVDDHAVFRSGVRAELSRETDMEVVGEAGGVAEAIAGINTAKPDVVLLDVHMPDGGGVAVLGGIEDGPVCLALSVSDAAEDVIAVIRAGARGYVTKTISGAELADGIRRVAGGDAVFSPRLAGFVLDSFTGKSPVPEPPLDPELDSLTPRELEVLRLLARGYTYREIAENLFISVKTVETHASNVLRKTQQSNRNALTRWAHRRRID from the coding sequence GTGCGAGTCTTTCTCGTCGACGATCACGCAGTGTTCCGGTCGGGTGTGCGGGCGGAGTTGAGCAGAGAAACCGACATGGAAGTGGTCGGTGAGGCGGGCGGGGTGGCCGAGGCGATCGCCGGGATCAACACGGCGAAGCCGGATGTGGTGCTGCTCGACGTGCACATGCCCGACGGTGGCGGCGTCGCGGTGCTCGGCGGCATCGAGGACGGGCCGGTGTGCCTGGCCCTGAGTGTGTCCGATGCGGCCGAAGACGTGATCGCGGTGATCCGGGCGGGTGCCAGAGGCTATGTGACCAAGACGATTTCGGGCGCCGAACTGGCCGACGGCATCCGGCGGGTGGCGGGCGGCGACGCCGTGTTCAGCCCGCGTCTGGCCGGTTTCGTGCTGGACTCGTTCACCGGTAAGTCGCCGGTTCCGGAACCGCCGCTGGATCCGGAACTGGATTCGCTGACCCCGCGGGAACTCGAGGTGCTGCGCCTGCTCGCGCGTGGCTACACCTATCGGGAGATCGCCGAAAACCTGTTCATCTCGGTGAAAACCGTGGAGACCCACGCCTCCAACGTGCTGCGCAAAACCCAGCAGTCCAATCGCAACGCGCTCACCCGCTGGGCGCATCGGCGCCGCATCGACTGA
- a CDS encoding DNA polymerase Y family protein, producing MIRPKSGKPARVLALWCPDWPAVAAAAPAGIPATRPVAVLFANRVVACSAVARTDGVRRGLKRREAQARCPDLFLAQADPDRDARLFEPVVAAVDETVPGVEVLRPGLLVLGARGAARFFGSEEVAAERLVDTAAAAGVEAQVGIADEVSTAVIAARRGVLVPAGHGARFLAPLPVHELAVEPSLAAPERTDLVDLLHRLGLRRIGDFAALATAEVASRFGADAVLAHRSANAEPERPPAARQPPKDLAVEYPCDPPIERVDAAAFAGRLLATRLHAALAAAGLACTRLSIFAETEAGEELSRIWRCAEPLTPEGTADRVRWQLDGWLTHRDRPTAPIVRLRLDPVEVVAAGALQLGLWGGVGEQDERARRALIRVQGLLGGEAVRVGVLSGGRGPTERVTMVALGDELVPATDPALPWPGRLPEPAPALILLHRPVVHLEDADGMPIRITERALFSADPSRLRWGSRQWQLAGWAGPWPVDERWWEASEKADGAATFTARAQVQLDGAAAEVRVLLLLYYDENWRAEGLYD from the coding sequence ATGATTCGTCCGAAGTCGGGAAAGCCGGCCCGGGTGCTCGCGTTGTGGTGCCCGGATTGGCCTGCGGTCGCCGCGGCGGCGCCGGCCGGGATACCCGCGACGCGGCCGGTGGCGGTGCTGTTCGCCAACCGGGTGGTCGCGTGTTCGGCGGTCGCGCGCACCGACGGGGTGCGGCGCGGACTCAAGCGCCGGGAGGCGCAGGCCCGTTGCCCCGATCTGTTTCTCGCCCAAGCGGATCCGGATCGGGACGCGCGGTTGTTCGAGCCGGTGGTGGCGGCGGTGGACGAGACGGTGCCCGGTGTGGAGGTGTTGCGGCCGGGTCTGCTGGTGCTCGGGGCCCGGGGTGCCGCAAGGTTTTTCGGCTCCGAGGAGGTGGCGGCCGAGCGACTGGTCGACACCGCGGCCGCCGCCGGAGTGGAGGCGCAGGTCGGCATCGCCGACGAGGTGTCCACGGCGGTGATCGCCGCCCGCCGCGGCGTGCTGGTGCCCGCCGGGCACGGCGCGCGCTTCCTGGCGCCGCTGCCGGTACACGAGCTGGCGGTCGAGCCGAGCTTGGCCGCCCCGGAGCGAACCGACCTGGTGGATCTGTTGCACCGCTTGGGTTTACGCCGGATCGGTGATTTCGCCGCGCTGGCCACCGCCGAGGTGGCCTCGCGCTTCGGCGCGGACGCGGTGCTCGCGCACCGCAGCGCCAACGCGGAGCCGGAGCGCCCGCCCGCCGCGCGGCAGCCGCCGAAAGACCTGGCGGTGGAGTATCCCTGCGATCCGCCGATCGAGCGGGTGGACGCCGCCGCGTTTGCGGGCCGCCTGCTCGCCACCCGCCTGCACGCCGCGCTCGCGGCCGCCGGACTGGCCTGTACCCGGCTGTCGATTTTCGCCGAAACCGAAGCGGGGGAGGAGCTTTCCCGGATCTGGCGCTGTGCGGAGCCGCTGACCCCGGAGGGCACCGCGGACCGGGTGCGCTGGCAGCTCGACGGCTGGCTCACCCACCGGGACCGGCCCACCGCCCCGATCGTCCGGCTGCGCCTGGACCCGGTCGAGGTGGTGGCCGCGGGCGCGCTGCAACTCGGCCTGTGGGGCGGCGTGGGCGAACAGGACGAGCGGGCCCGTCGTGCGCTCATCCGGGTGCAGGGCCTGCTCGGCGGGGAAGCGGTGCGGGTCGGCGTGCTCAGCGGCGGACGCGGCCCCACCGAGCGTGTCACCATGGTCGCGCTGGGCGACGAACTCGTGCCCGCCACCGATCCGGCGCTGCCGTGGCCCGGCCGGCTGCCGGAGCCCGCGCCCGCGCTGATCCTGCTGCACCGCCCGGTGGTGCACCTGGAGGACGCCGACGGCATGCCGATCCGGATCACCGAACGCGCGTTGTTCAGCGCCGACCCGTCCCGCCTGCGCTGGGGCAGCAGGCAGTGGCAGCTGGCCGGGTGGGCCGGACCGTGGCCGGTGGACGAGCGCTGGTGGGAAGCCTCCGAAAAAGCTGACGGCGCAGCCACTTTCACGGCCCGCGCCCAGGTGCAGCTGGACGGCGCGGCCGCCGAGGTACGGGTGCTGCTGCTGCTCTACTACGACGAGAACTGGCGCGCGGAAGGGCTTTACGACTGA
- a CDS encoding class I SAM-dependent DNA methyltransferase, with product MPSFAEYDRRNYPTVDVATGYDGWAPTYENTVMDEMDIALLTRLRRPEWARARRAADLGCGTGRTGAWLRTQGVEEIDGVDVSTQMLKRAAQRGAHSTLTTGDVRDTGLRGGAYDLIIASLVDEHLPELAPFYAEAWRLAAPGARCVLVSFHPQFMMVTGMPTHYTPAGGEPVAISTNLHLLSEHLTAALDAGWVLTEFAEALIDEAWLAAKPKWAHLLGQPFTMASVWTRPQS from the coding sequence ATGCCGTCCTTCGCGGAGTACGACCGCCGAAACTATCCCACCGTCGACGTGGCCACCGGATACGACGGCTGGGCGCCGACGTACGAGAACACGGTCATGGACGAGATGGATATCGCGCTGCTGACTCGCCTGCGCCGCCCGGAGTGGGCCCGGGCGCGGCGGGCCGCCGACCTCGGCTGCGGGACCGGACGGACCGGCGCCTGGCTGCGCACCCAGGGCGTCGAAGAGATCGACGGGGTCGATGTGAGCACCCAGATGCTGAAGCGGGCCGCGCAGCGCGGCGCCCACAGCACGCTCACCACCGGCGACGTGCGCGACACCGGACTGCGCGGCGGGGCCTACGACCTGATCATCGCCTCGCTGGTCGACGAGCACCTGCCCGAGTTGGCGCCGTTCTACGCCGAGGCCTGGCGGCTCGCCGCACCCGGCGCGCGGTGCGTGCTGGTCAGCTTCCACCCCCAGTTCATGATGGTGACCGGCATGCCGACGCACTACACCCCGGCCGGCGGCGAACCGGTGGCGATCAGCACCAACCTGCATCTGCTCAGCGAGCACCTGACCGCGGCGCTGGACGCGGGCTGGGTGCTCACCGAATTCGCCGAGGCGCTGATCGACGAGGCCTGGCTGGCCGCGAAACCGAAGTGGGCGCACCTGCTGGGGCAGCCGTTCACCATGGCTTCGGTGTGGACCCGGCCTCAGTCGTAA
- a CDS encoding ATP-binding protein produces the protein MVRRSGGRIVGGVAGGIADHLGIDVFKVRIAFVLLSAFGAGIVTYGLLWIFTPGGNDVVKASGSERRQAIGLALLGLALAVGVSWLFSGTAASVIVPIIVVAIGAALVWREYDADGPRSLLGLPARPSVVTWARIVAGGTLIVAGLGVVVLARIDLSSLGSALVAVAVTLVGAALLTVPLWLRMMRALNAERAARIRNEEREEIASHLHDSVLQTLALIQRQADDPQEVARLARSQERELRKWLFEDAGPAQSSLAAALRTIAGEVEDQHGVKVAPVTVGDVSMDLGDTGSGLPKEHFTALLGASREALVNAAKHAGVPEIDLFAETEPHQVSIFVRDRGTGFDAAAVPQDRQGLAKSIRGRIERRGGQVEILSHPGRGTEVRIFMPRTDSGGQEDVAAEQPAQAEVRQPVP, from the coding sequence ATGGTCCGGCGCTCGGGCGGCCGGATCGTCGGCGGGGTGGCGGGCGGCATCGCCGATCACCTCGGCATCGACGTCTTCAAGGTACGGATCGCCTTCGTGCTGCTGTCCGCGTTCGGCGCGGGCATCGTCACCTACGGGTTGCTGTGGATCTTCACCCCCGGCGGCAACGATGTGGTGAAGGCCTCCGGCTCGGAGCGGCGGCAGGCGATCGGCCTGGCCCTGCTCGGGCTCGCGCTCGCGGTCGGCGTGTCCTGGTTGTTCAGCGGGACCGCGGCGAGTGTGATCGTGCCGATCATCGTGGTGGCCATCGGCGCGGCGCTGGTCTGGCGCGAGTACGACGCCGACGGCCCGCGCTCGCTGCTCGGCCTGCCCGCCCGTCCCTCGGTGGTGACCTGGGCGCGCATCGTCGCGGGCGGCACGCTGATCGTGGCGGGACTCGGCGTGGTGGTGCTGGCCCGGATCGATCTGAGCTCGCTCGGGTCCGCGCTCGTCGCGGTGGCGGTCACCCTGGTCGGGGCGGCGCTGCTGACGGTGCCGCTCTGGCTGCGCATGATGCGGGCGTTGAACGCCGAGCGCGCGGCGCGCATCCGCAACGAGGAACGCGAGGAGATCGCCTCACACCTGCACGATTCCGTCTTGCAGACGCTGGCCCTGATCCAGCGTCAGGCCGATGACCCGCAGGAGGTGGCGCGGCTGGCGCGCAGCCAGGAGCGGGAGCTGCGCAAGTGGTTGTTCGAGGACGCGGGGCCCGCGCAGTCGAGTCTGGCCGCCGCGCTGCGCACCATCGCGGGCGAAGTAGAGGACCAGCACGGTGTGAAGGTCGCCCCGGTGACCGTCGGCGACGTCTCGATGGATCTCGGCGACACCGGATCCGGCCTGCCCAAGGAACATTTCACCGCGCTGCTCGGCGCCAGCCGGGAGGCGCTGGTCAACGCCGCGAAGCACGCGGGCGTCCCGGAGATCGATCTCTTCGCCGAGACCGAACCCCATCAGGTGAGCATCTTCGTGCGCGACCGCGGCACCGGTTTCGACGCCGCGGCGGTACCGCAGGACCGGCAGGGGTTGGCCAAGTCCATTCGCGGCCGCATCGAACGCCGCGGTGGTCAAGTGGAGATCCTGTCCCATCCGGGACGCGGCACCGAGGTACGAATCTTCATGCCGCGCACGGATTCCGGCGGCCAAGAGGACGTGGCCGCCGAGCAGCCGGCGCAGGCCGAAGTCCGGCAACCCGTGCCGTGA
- a CDS encoding SDR family NAD(P)-dependent oxidoreductase: MTEASADAAGARRRRNRDIAGRHVLITGASSGIGRAAAIAVAGKGATVFLLARRADELASVVEEIKAAGGSAYAYQCDVTDSDSVDHAVKTILDEHGHVDMLVNNAGRSIRRAIHRSTDRLHDFERTMAVNYFGALRLTLALLPQMRERKFGHIVNISSAGVQVATPRFAAYLASKAALDKFAEVASVETMADGVTFTTIHMPLVRTPMITPSGDQGPSESPEWAAATIVRALTERPKRIDVPLGTFAEYGALLTPKFRDRILHRYYRALPDSPAAKGEQVEETEDNAEPVVSPAEPRPRSAARRVTGTALRRAARWVPGTHW; encoded by the coding sequence ATGACCGAGGCCTCCGCTGACGCTGCCGGCGCACGTCGCCGCCGTAACCGTGATATCGCCGGACGGCATGTCCTGATCACCGGCGCCTCGTCCGGTATCGGCCGGGCGGCCGCGATCGCCGTCGCGGGCAAGGGCGCCACGGTGTTCCTGCTCGCGCGCCGCGCCGACGAACTCGCGAGCGTGGTCGAGGAGATCAAGGCCGCGGGCGGCAGCGCGTACGCCTACCAGTGCGACGTCACCGACTCCGACTCGGTCGATCACGCCGTGAAGACCATCCTCGACGAACACGGCCACGTCGACATGCTGGTGAACAACGCGGGCCGGTCGATCCGGCGCGCCATCCACCGCTCCACCGACCGGCTGCACGACTTCGAACGGACCATGGCGGTCAACTACTTCGGCGCGCTGCGGCTGACGCTGGCCCTGCTGCCGCAGATGCGCGAGCGCAAGTTCGGCCACATCGTCAACATCAGCAGCGCGGGCGTGCAGGTGGCGACGCCACGCTTCGCCGCTTACCTGGCCAGCAAGGCCGCGCTGGACAAATTCGCCGAGGTGGCCTCGGTGGAGACGATGGCCGACGGCGTCACCTTCACCACCATCCACATGCCGCTGGTGCGTACCCCGATGATCACCCCGAGCGGCGACCAGGGACCGTCCGAATCCCCCGAGTGGGCCGCGGCGACCATCGTGCGCGCGCTGACCGAACGCCCCAAGCGCATCGACGTGCCGCTGGGTACCTTCGCCGAATACGGCGCGCTGCTCACGCCCAAGTTCCGCGACCGGATCCTGCACCGCTACTACCGCGCCCTGCCGGACTCCCCCGCGGCCAAGGGCGAACAGGTGGAGGAGACCGAGGACAACGCCGAACCCGTGGTGTCCCCAGCGGAACCGCGTCCGCGCTCGGCGGCCCGCCGCGTCACCGGCACCGCCCTGCGCCGCGCGGCCCGCTGGGTGCCCGGCACCCACTGGTGA
- a CDS encoding alpha/beta fold hydrolase: MDLTVAELACGDVRIAYRDSGATAGSGVPVVLVHGMGGDGHTWDRFARTLVQAGRRVIIPDLRGHGRSAHTESYRFDEFGADVLALCERLELTSVDLVGHSLGGYAVSCVAQERPELVRRLVIEECPLPLQSGAEELRLTRRFPTVPELWHATSSLVRHPRAVLAFDRSMTRTALEQFRKPNPEWWDRLADITASTLVLRGGPGGMVDPVKLEFLRTAVPDCTVTAFTCGHSIHRDRYREFAAAVHPFLAA, translated from the coding sequence GTGGATCTGACGGTGGCCGAGCTGGCATGCGGTGACGTGCGGATCGCCTACCGGGACTCGGGGGCGACCGCGGGTTCCGGCGTGCCCGTGGTGCTGGTGCACGGCATGGGCGGGGACGGGCACACCTGGGACCGGTTCGCACGGACCCTGGTGCAGGCGGGTCGCCGGGTGATCATCCCCGATCTGCGCGGCCACGGCCGCAGCGCGCACACCGAGTCGTATCGGTTCGACGAGTTCGGCGCCGATGTGCTGGCCCTGTGCGAGCGGCTGGAGCTGACCTCGGTGGATCTGGTCGGCCATTCGCTGGGCGGCTACGCCGTCTCCTGCGTCGCGCAGGAGCGTCCCGAACTGGTGCGCCGTCTGGTCATCGAGGAATGCCCGCTGCCGTTGCAGTCCGGTGCCGAGGAATTACGCCTGACCCGGCGTTTCCCGACCGTGCCCGAACTCTGGCACGCCACCTCGAGCCTGGTCCGGCATCCGCGCGCGGTGCTGGCCTTCGACCGGTCCATGACCAGGACCGCGCTCGAGCAGTTCCGCAAGCCGAACCCGGAGTGGTGGGACCGGCTGGCCGACATCACCGCGTCGACGCTGGTGCTGCGCGGCGGGCCCGGCGGCATGGTCGACCCGGTGAAGCTCGAGTTCCTGCGCACCGCCGTCCCCGACTGCACGGTCACCGCGTTCACCTGTGGCCACAGCATCCACCGCGACCGCTATCGCGAGTTCGCCGCCGCCGTGCACCCGTTCCTCGCCGCCTGA